In the genome of Sinorhizobium chiapasense, the window GCCGGCCGATGGCAGTAACCCTTACCCAGGCAACGGAAAGCGGCACGATCTATTCGCCGGCGGAAATCGATGCGATCGCGGCCGTTGCGAAATCGCACAAGCTTCCGCTGCACATGGACGGTGCGCGCTTCGCCAACGCGCTCGTCGGCCTCGATGTGTCGCCGGCGGAGATGACCTGGAAACGCGGTATCGACCTCTTGTCGTTCGGCGGCACCAAGAACGGCTGCTGGTGTGCCGAAGCGCTGATCCTGTTCGACCCTTCGAAGGCGCACGAAATGCACTTCCTGCGCAAACGTGCCGCCCAACTTTTTTCCAAGTCCCGCTTCATCGCCGCGCAGTTCGAAGCCTATCTCTCAGGCGATCTGTGGCTCAATCTCGCCCGCCATGCGAACGCGATGGCGGCGCGCCTTGCCGATGGCATTTCCGCCTCGGCGAAAAGCCGGCTCGCCTGGTCGCCCGACGCCAACGAGGTCTTCGTGATCCTCAAGCAGGACGTGGCGTCGAAGCTGCAGCAACAGGGCGCCGTCTTCTACGACTGGCACGTGCCAGATGAACTGGCAGACAGGCTGGCCCAAGACGAGGGGCTTTACCGGCTCGTCACCAGCTTTGCCACACGATCGGAAGACGTCGACCGCTTCATCGAGACCTGCTGACTGCCGGAAACTGCGGCGCCGTGCATCTTTTCAGACGCACAAGGTCGCTGTGGCACTTTGAATTGCTGCATGTTTTTAAAGTCGGCTCCGATCAGGGAGGCATGCAGGTGGGTGTGAAAAAAGGCGGCGCCCCTCGGACGCCGCCTTCCTCCGTTCCTTAGACCGGATTAGAGGGTCTGGGCCTCGATCTGCTTCGGCTGCGAGGCAACCGAGGTGATCTCGATGCGACGCGGCTTGGCTGCCTCCGGAATCTCGCGAACGAGATCGATATGGAGCAGGCCATTCTTCAGCGAAGCGGACTTGATCTCGACATGGTCGGCAAGCTGGAAGCGGCGCTCGAATGCGCGCTTGGCAATGCCGCGATGGAGAAACTGGCTCTCCTCGCCCTTGTCTTCGCTCTTTTCACCCTTGATCGTCAGCGTGTGCTCACGCGCTTCGACCGAAAGCTCGCTCTCGTCGAAGCCGGCGACGGCCATGGTGATGCGATAGGCATTTTCGCCCGTGCGTTCGATGTTGTAGGGCGGGTAGGTCTGCGACTGATCGGGCTGACCCAGGCTGTCAAGCATGGTGAACAGGCGATCGAAGCCGACGGTGGAACGATAGAGGGGGGAGAAATCAAAGTGACGCATGGTGTCCTCCTTTAGAGCAACGGTTTGCGATGTCTGGTCTGCCACCCCATCAGGCGGCGGCACGACCGGTGAACGGACCCGTCATCGGCGTCCGTAATCAACAGATGGGAATACGCGCGCGCCAGTTCAAGGGAATTTCCGCGCGGATTTTCTCGGGCCGGCACTACTGCATGTTTCGTTAAATCGTCGCCGATTTAAGGATAGAAACAGGCAGCAGTTCAAAGTGCTACGGCGTCTTTTGCGCATCTGATAGGACGCGCAGCGCTATAGGTGAACAGAACATGAATGACCGGTTCGGCCCCCGTTCAGCCGACGCGGGTTAAAACAGGGACACTGGGAAGAAACTCCCGGCGCTGAAGTGACCATGTCCCTTCTGCTTCAGCGGCCGGAAACGGTGATCGTCCGGATTTCACCCACCGTTTCCGGCCTTTTTTCTTTTGACGCGCGCGAGGCCACCGCCTATCCCTGAGGGCGTGACGCGGTTGGGGGGGGCGGAATGCTCTCATCCTCCTCTTTCCGCGGCAACGACTTCAACGCGCTTTACATCTCGGGCCGTCGCTCTTCATGACCACGATCCTCTATTCGACGCCAGACAATCCGATACCGGGTAAGTACGCGACAGGTTTTTTCGATGGGGTCGCCAACCGCAAGATCCGTTACGCGGTCTTCAAGACGGAAGCCTCGGTAGCCCGCGGTACCGTCGTGCTGCTGCAGGGGCGCAACGAGACGATCGAGAAATATTTCGAAACGATCGCCGAACTTACCGCTGCCGGTTTTTGGGTCGCCACCTTCGATTGGCGCGGCCAGGGCGGCTCCGAGCGGTTGCTGCGCCAACCCGGTCGCGGCCATGTCGCTCGTTTCACCGACTACGAGCGCGATCTCATGATCTTCCTCGAGAAGATCGTGCTGCCCGACACGCGCCTGCCCTTCTCCATCGTCGCCCATTCAATGGGCGCGCTGGTGGCGCTGTCGCTGGCGCCGATGCTCGCAAGCCGGATCGACCGCATGGTGCTGCTCGCGCCCTTTGTCGGCCTCAGCGGCCAGGCCATCGACCAGCGAGGCATTTTTGCGATCGCGACGATAATGGACCGGCTCGGCTTTGGAACGCTGCCGCTAAATGGCGACAAGGGCAACCGCCCCTTCACGGACAACGTCCTGACGGCCGATGCGCGCCGCTATGCGCGCAACCAGGCGCTGCCTGATGCCTGCCCGCAATTGCGGCTCGGACCACCGACCGCCCGATGGCTGCGCGAGACTTTCCGGGCAATCCGGCGCGTCCTGCGCCGCGAGCACCTGACGCAGGTCACTGTGCCGACCATCATCCTGGCGCCGACAGCCGACCGCCTCGTGCCGCATCTCGCTGTCGAATTCCTGGCACGCAACTTCCGCGCCGGGCACATGATCCCGATAGACGGCGCGCGTCACGAACTCTTTCATGAAGCCGACCGTTATCGCGCCCAGGCGATGGCGGCGATTTTCGCGTTCCTGCCCGGCTCCGAGAACGCCGACGAGGCGCCCCAGCAATTCGAGGACAGCTTAGTCCTTACTGCATGATTCCTAAATCGAAATCGATTTAAGGACAAAATCATGCAGCAATTCAAAGTGCTACAGCGACCTCAGCGCGTCCCGTCGGACGCGCGGCGCTGTAGTATTTCCAGCGCCTGCGTGTGGATCTCGCGACTGCCGGCGGCAATGATCTCGCCGCCCATTTCCGCCGCCCCGCCCTGCCAATTGGTGACAATGCCGCCAGCCTGTTCAATCAACGGGATAAGGCCGCCGACGTCGTAGGGCTTCAATCCGCACTCGATGACGAGGTCGACGTGGCCGGATGCGAGAAGCGCGAAGGCGTAACAGTCGCAACCGTAGCGGAAGAGCCGCACCTTGGCCTGCAACGCCTCGAACCGCTCCTTTAGGTCGCCGGTATAGAGATGCGGCGAGGTGGTGAACAGCACCGCGTCCGAGAGCGCATCGCAAGCACGCGTCGAAAGCACCTTCTCTCCACCGGGACCGCGATAGGTTGCCTTCTCGCCGTCGGCAAAATAGCGCTCGCCGGTAAAAGGCTGGTCCATCAGCCCCATCACGGCCTTGCCGTTGCGATAAAGACCGATCAGCGTTCCCCATACGGGAAGACCGGAAATGAACGCACGCGTCCCGTCGATCGGATCGATGACCCAGACATGTTCGCGGTCGAGACCGACATTGCCGTGCTCCTCGCCCAAAATGCCGTGCTGCGGAAACGCGCCTTCGATCAACGCGCGGATCGCCGCCTCAGCCGACCTGTCCGCCTCCGTGACGGGGTCGAACCCGCCTTCCAGCTTGTTGACGACGCTGGTGCCGGTCCGGAAACGCGGTATCGTCTCCGCTTTGGCAGCATCGGCGAGGCGATCGAAAAAGGTACGGTCCGGCAACATGTCGCTCTCTCCAGGAAAGGAAGGGAAGGCGATCTGATTAGACGAATTTGATCGAAAGGCAAGAATGCCGAATTCGAGGAAATGGAGGCCGACCGTGCGCGCTCGATTCGCGCACGCGTCGCCGTCCGGTTTAGGAAAATTTCCCGCTGCGACTGCGAAAGTTTTCGCCCTCACAACTTGACATTTGTGCAGCGCAACATTAGAGTCTTGAGGCAGTCATTCGTGGCTGCAAATACCCTCCTTGGGTGTTTCCTCCCTAGACTTGACCGCGCCGCTGGCGCGGTTCTTTTTGAGCGGCGAGCCGCGCGCTATTCTGCCGCAAGCGGCAGATAGGCGCCATATTCCTCGACATGTTGCGCAAGTGCGGCGATGAACGTCGTGAGGTCGGCCGCCAGTGCGGCAAATCCCGACTTTTTGACGAGCGTCACCTCGTCGACATAGAGGCTGCGGTTGATTTCGATCTGGAGCGCGTGCAGTCCGCGTGTCGGCCGTCCGTAGTGTTCGGTAATGAACCCGCCGGCATAGGGCTTGTTGCGGGCGACCACGTAACCAAGCTGCTCGAGCAGACTGACGGCAGTGCGCGACAACTCGCCCGCCGCGCTCGTTCCGTAGCGGTCGCCGATAATAAAGTCCGGACGCTGGCCGCTGCCTGGAAGATGGACGTTGCCCGGCATCGAATGGCAATCGATCAGCACCGACATCCCGAATTGCACATGGGTGCGGGCGATCAGCTTCCTGAGCGTCGCGTGGTAGGGCTTGTAGATCGACTCGATGCGTGTCAGCGCTTCCTCGACCGGAAAGCGGCCGCGGTAGATCTCCATGTTCTCGGCAACCAGCCGCGGCACGGTTCCAAGCCCGCCGGCTACCCGCATGGAGCTTATGTTGGCATGAGCCGGCAACGGCCCTTCGAACATGCGCGGGTCGAGTTCGTAGGGTTCCCGGTTGACATCGAGGAAGGCACGCGGGAAATGGGCGCGAAGCAACGGCGCACCCAGAAAGGTCGCGTTCTGAAACAGCTCG includes:
- a CDS encoding threonine aldolase family protein — encoded protein: MIFSSDNWAGAHPAIAESLMAHAGGYASAYGTSELDRKVEKKFSEIFEREVAVFFVGTGTAANALALSSVNRAGGVVFCHREAHVNVDECGAPEFFSHGARLCPVDGIRGKMDASGLEAEIRRFPPEFIHGGRPMAVTLTQATESGTIYSPAEIDAIAAVAKSHKLPLHMDGARFANALVGLDVSPAEMTWKRGIDLLSFGGTKNGCWCAEALILFDPSKAHEMHFLRKRAAQLFSKSRFIAAQFEAYLSGDLWLNLARHANAMAARLADGISASAKSRLAWSPDANEVFVILKQDVASKLQQQGAVFYDWHVPDELADRLAQDEGLYRLVTSFATRSEDVDRFIETC
- a CDS encoding Hsp20 family protein; the encoded protein is MRHFDFSPLYRSTVGFDRLFTMLDSLGQPDQSQTYPPYNIERTGENAYRITMAVAGFDESELSVEAREHTLTIKGEKSEDKGEESQFLHRGIAKRAFERRFQLADHVEIKSASLKNGLLHIDLVREIPEAAKPRRIEITSVASQPKQIEAQTL
- a CDS encoding alpha/beta hydrolase, with product MTTILYSTPDNPIPGKYATGFFDGVANRKIRYAVFKTEASVARGTVVLLQGRNETIEKYFETIAELTAAGFWVATFDWRGQGGSERLLRQPGRGHVARFTDYERDLMIFLEKIVLPDTRLPFSIVAHSMGALVALSLAPMLASRIDRMVLLAPFVGLSGQAIDQRGIFAIATIMDRLGFGTLPLNGDKGNRPFTDNVLTADARRYARNQALPDACPQLRLGPPTARWLRETFRAIRRVLRREHLTQVTVPTIILAPTADRLVPHLAVEFLARNFRAGHMIPIDGARHELFHEADRYRAQAMAAIFAFLPGSENADEAPQQFEDSLVLTA
- the hisN gene encoding histidinol-phosphatase yields the protein MLPDRTFFDRLADAAKAETIPRFRTGTSVVNKLEGGFDPVTEADRSAEAAIRALIEGAFPQHGILGEEHGNVGLDREHVWVIDPIDGTRAFISGLPVWGTLIGLYRNGKAVMGLMDQPFTGERYFADGEKATYRGPGGEKVLSTRACDALSDAVLFTTSPHLYTGDLKERFEALQAKVRLFRYGCDCYAFALLASGHVDLVIECGLKPYDVGGLIPLIEQAGGIVTNWQGGAAEMGGEIIAAGSREIHTQALEILQRRASDGTR
- a CDS encoding N-formylglutamate amidohydrolase, with the translated sequence MGETVEREFFEVLEPASQRLPFVFNSPHSGRSYPQSFLDQSRLDAHSIRRSEDHFVDELFQNATFLGAPLLRAHFPRAFLDVNREPYELDPRMFEGPLPAHANISSMRVAGGLGTVPRLVAENMEIYRGRFPVEEALTRIESIYKPYHATLRKLIARTHVQFGMSVLIDCHSMPGNVHLPGSGQRPDFIIGDRYGTSAAGELSRTAVSLLEQLGYVVARNKPYAGGFITEHYGRPTRGLHALQIEINRSLYVDEVTLVKKSGFAALAADLTTFIAALAQHVEEYGAYLPLAAE